Genomic window (Zingiber officinale cultivar Zhangliang chromosome 2B, Zo_v1.1, whole genome shotgun sequence):
CAAAGCATTCATGTTCTGAACTCCACAACATTGTGTCACTTAAGATCATTGATTTGTGATTTTAGTTGGAGCATAAATTACTTTGATATGAGAGCAATCCATCACATAAGGAACCATCCAATGCATATCTAATAAGGGTCAATTTAGAATGTGCAATCCATGTATGAGGCCAATTCCATATCCTAAATATTTGTTGCCTAGGTAGCAAATAACTTTACTATTGGCTGCAAGCAAAAGTTTTACTAGCCGTAGGGGAAGTCATTACTAGCATATACAACTAAACATTCATGCACTAGCTTCTCAAAGATTACCATAGTTCTCAATAGTTTTCATTAGAAATGAGTAATCTATCAAATTTAAAAGTCATATAAATGGTGTAAATAATGATCTTCAGAGAAGTATAAAGATAGGTGCACTGAAGAATCTATTTATCTTCTATCTAAAACCATAAAATAAAAGTCAAATGCTTTGATAATTCTAGCATAGTTGACACTGGTGTTGATTATTTTAAACATCAAAAGAACTATACCTGTTAAGAGTAGCTGAAACAGTCTCTTGAACAGCAGCCTTCCAGTTGTATCCTCGATTTGAGGTGACATAGATTGCTCCTTCATCAGTGACCATTTCTGCACTCTTTTCCCCTGTTGCTTTGATATAAACCTGCAGTGgtagtaaagtaaaaaaaaaagtgatgATGCACATATGGAAAAATCTGAAATTATTATTCTAGCACCTTCTTAAAAATTAGCCCATGAGAAGTTTAAAAAGAAGGGTCCAGGCAATATAAATGATGTGCAAGAGCATCATCTTTTCTATCAAACCAGTTCCAATATCAATTATCTTCTTAGGTTCCATGCAATATCAATCACATAGTAAAGAGTTTCACTGATGCTGAAATCTTGAGAGTTGAGATGCAAAATGACCTAAACAAAATGTATTATAAATGAAGAAATAAGAAATGTGTCATGAGTTCTTGCATATGCATTAGCAATGAGCATAAAATAGATAGGATAATGTATGGATATTTAAGTTGTGTTTAATGATGGGAATAAATTCCTTTACCATATCCCCTGGAAGCTGAGCACTTAGAGGTATTCTGTCCCAGCTTTCACCAGCATCTGAAGTGTACAATAGAATAGCAGGTTTTCCAACAATCCACCCTTCCTTCCCTTGGAAGCTAATGGAGTTAAATCTGTAATTGAAATCTTCATCTTCAGCAGAAGGTATAGACCGTGGGAACCAGGTGTTTCCCCCATCTTTTGTCTCCATTATTGTCTGCCTTGTCCCCAGTAAAAAACCTGAATACAAATGACACCAGTATCAAGTTTTTAAAAGCACACTCAAGAGAGTTTTCATATACTATGAAAAGTTTACGCTGAacatgaaataaataatggaatgTCATAGAATAGCATCAGAACAAGTCTCAATTATTTGTTACCAAATGATACACCTAAACCCCCCTTGGTGTAAGTAACTTCAACACATTCTCTTGTTGCTTGTCTCAATCTTATTTGTGCTTTCTTTAGGTGGTAGTTCGAGTTGACTGATGTTTCATATGATAATATCTATGTCGAAAATGCATTCATGTTTGAAGATCTTTATGAATAAGTTTATATAAAGCCAGGTTAGGTTGCTCAAGAGAGACTAGAACATGCAAACTCAGAAAGCAATATATGGTCCCAAACAAAGTCAACGGTTGTGGTTTGAAGAGTTTAATCTAGCAATCACTCAGCTTGGTCTCAAGTTCAACAAAGCATAGTTCAGTTTTGTCCAACATATGCTAATAAGATCATACTTATGTGGCAATCTATGCTGatgacattcttttaatagacAATTATGTACAAGGTAGAAGTTGTCTGCGGAAACCAAATTGTTTATAAAGATTTGGAAAAGGCATTTTTTATTTTCCTAGCACAGAAATCCTTTAGTAGCCTGAAAAAATATCtcctactcaaaaaaaaaaaaaaaaaaaaaaaaattggaaaaagcTGGTTTACATAAAACATAATTTGTTGTCATAATATATTGTTATCAAAGATTTGTCCCGAAGTTCATATTACTAGGCCACATGTGTCTTTTGTAGTTGGTATTTGTAAGTCAATTCATGTACATAATTAGCTCTATCTCACGGCTAGGTGGTAAGCATAATAGAGCAAATAAAAATGTAGTGATACATGAGTTTCATACTAACTAGATTAGTGTTTAATTTTATCGATATGATCACTAATTTGTTTATTAGGCTGGAAGaaatagtgaaaaaaaaaattatcttgatTACAAGTAGATAGTTGGAAGGAATTCAATTTCAACCAATTCCTCTGTTCTAATTCCCTGCGAATTGCGCGAGAACAAATGGAAATGAGGTTTAAGCATAAAGGAAAGGAATCAAGTTTCTAAGGTAAACATAAGGTTTTACCGTGGTTCATGTCGTCGGGGACGAACGCAATGTCGAGGAGGACGACGCCAGGGTCGATTGGGAGGTAGACGCGCTCCCACTCGGCGAGGGCGGGCTCTTCGGACCTTGCGGGGGCGGAGGGCGCGGCAAGGGCGGCGAGCGCGAGGGGCGCGATTGCGGTCTCGGCGATGAATTCCCGGCGGGTCTTGGAGCCGGGGCCGGCAGGTAGAGAGGCCACGGGGCGGCACAGACGGCGGCAGCGGCGGTGCATGGGCCTCCCTAtacaggcggcggcggcggaggaggaagaggtggaggAGTGGGGGAGGAGGAATTGGTGGAGATGCGCGACTTGGACGCTCGCCATTGGAAGGGCAGAAGGAGGACTGCAAATCGCAGCCTTGCCCTCGGCTTTTGGTCTGCGTTCGGGAGGGGaagggggaggaggaggaggagctgaTGAATGGATGGTTACTTGCGGTCTGTGGATTTGGTGGTGGCTGTGCTGACAACGAGCGCAGCCAAGC
Coding sequences:
- the LOC122046741 gene encoding photosystem II stability/assembly factor HCF136, chloroplastic-like — its product is MASVQVAHLHQFLLPHSSTSSSSAAAACIGRPMHRRCRRLCRPVASLPAGPGSKTRREFIAETAIAPLALAALAAPSAPARSEEPALAEWERVYLPIDPGVVLLDIAFVPDDMNHGFLLGTRQTIMETKDGGNTWFPRSIPSAEDEDFNYRFNSISFQGKEGWIVGKPAILLYTSDAGESWDRIPLSAQLPGDMVYIKATGEKSAEMVTDEGAIYVTSNRGYNWKAAVQETVSATLNRTVSSGISGASYYTGTFNTVNRSPDGKYVAVSSRGNFYLTWEPGQAFWQPHNRAVARRIQNMGWRADGGLWLLVRGGGLFLSKGTGITEDFEEVPVQSRGFGILDVGFRSKEEAWAAGGSGILLRTTNGGKTWTRDKAADNIAANLYSVKFIDDNKGFVLGNDGVLLRYLG